In one window of Thermodesulfobacteriota bacterium DNA:
- a CDS encoding response regulator, translated as MNESKKPYTTGEIAAFCHVTINAVKKWIASGKLVAFRTPGGHFRVNREDFMVFLEKFKLEVKEEMFPERKKILIIDDEREVVEFIKGALVAMGDGFSIETAGDGYEALIKVGDFKPELLVLDLRMPKIDGFEVCRRIKQDANTSRIKILAVTAYGREDMERIIQCGADNCLSKPLKLKDFQKNVQRLLK; from the coding sequence ATGAACGAGTCAAAAAAGCCGTATACAACCGGCGAGATAGCCGCTTTTTGCCATGTTACGATAAACGCGGTCAAGAAATGGATAGCGTCCGGGAAGCTCGTGGCGTTCAGGACGCCGGGCGGTCACTTCCGCGTAAACCGGGAAGATTTCATGGTTTTCCTTGAGAAATTCAAGCTCGAGGTGAAAGAGGAGATGTTCCCGGAAAGAAAGAAGATACTCATAATAGACGACGAACGGGAAGTCGTGGAGTTCATAAAGGGCGCGCTCGTGGCCATGGGCGACGGGTTCTCGATCGAGACCGCGGGCGACGGCTACGAGGCCCTTATTAAAGTTGGGGACTTCAAGCCAGAGCTCCTTGTGCTCGACTTGAGGATGCCCAAGATAGACGGGTTCGAGGTCTGCAGGCGCATAAAGCAGGACGCCAACACCAGCAGGATAAAGATCCTCGCAGTCACGGCCTACGGCAGGGAGGACATGGAGAGGATAATCCAGTGCGGGGCCGACAACTGCCTTTCCAAGCCCTTGAAGCTCAAGGACTTCCAGAAGAACGTTCAGAGGCTGCTTAAGTAA
- a CDS encoding GAF domain-containing protein, producing MKSPLRSLSIFQKSIIALTVIFAAAAFEYNSFLDKSRKLELYDTLQAEVGSARASIFRLQHHLEMIVVAWGMEYGSVNMLKAGMDHTADRLEAVAADPAYAGLLKEEGMLAESVRAVLNDISTIRAELRRLNEAMSREEMILLHNSVDTNTVLAAEKAERLQSYISLRKQAVFREFKSLVLKSFAGFVALALAAALILYGRVFHPMRKAVLTARRILAGEADARFDADGRSETGRLGGKLNQILEYLGKEKAFKDSESLRFRSALVESSGQVSAIGAVISLGGRTLSETEVFEAALKEAVLRTGASGAAVYMLEDGGALRLKSASGLPEGIAARLEDVSLSGWEGGAAKVFDRSSFPAAFSGILSGPGTELVAAAPLVYNRQAAGLLIAAYGNREGFSVEHLAFLEAIASSIAVISGHSALFRNERASRILLERLIGQLPPGLAVFGLDGKCVMMNGRARLMLGANSGFNASAYSVLEDEVLRSQGMVAAISKSYEGYSTEFIINYAPMSARELGLSAPGRRLRIRSFPVYGSGGELSNLALLYEDMSEPEAVQSGGQAR from the coding sequence ATGAAATCACCTCTCAGAAGCCTCTCCATTTTCCAGAAGTCCATAATCGCGCTGACGGTAATCTTCGCAGCCGCCGCATTCGAGTACAACTCGTTCCTCGACAAGTCCCGTAAGCTGGAGTTATACGATACGCTCCAGGCGGAGGTGGGCTCGGCGAGGGCCTCCATCTTCAGGCTCCAGCACCACCTGGAGATGATAGTAGTCGCATGGGGGATGGAGTACGGCTCCGTCAATATGTTGAAGGCGGGCATGGACCATACCGCCGACAGGCTCGAAGCCGTGGCGGCGGACCCGGCGTATGCCGGGCTACTTAAAGAGGAAGGCATGCTCGCCGAGTCAGTCCGGGCCGTCCTGAACGATATCTCCACGATAAGGGCGGAGCTCCGGAGGCTCAACGAGGCCATGTCAAGGGAAGAGATGATACTCCTGCACAACTCCGTGGACACGAACACTGTCCTCGCCGCCGAGAAGGCCGAAAGGCTCCAGTCCTACATATCGCTCAGAAAACAGGCGGTCTTCCGGGAGTTCAAGTCCCTTGTGCTCAAGAGCTTCGCCGGCTTCGTGGCGTTGGCGCTGGCGGCGGCCCTTATACTCTACGGGAGGGTCTTCCACCCCATGCGGAAGGCGGTCCTCACGGCCAGGCGCATCCTCGCCGGAGAGGCGGACGCGAGGTTCGACGCCGACGGCAGGAGCGAAACCGGGAGGCTTGGCGGGAAGCTCAACCAGATACTCGAATACCTTGGCAAGGAGAAGGCGTTCAAGGACTCGGAAAGCCTGAGGTTTAGGTCCGCGCTCGTCGAGTCCTCGGGGCAGGTATCCGCAATCGGCGCGGTCATCTCCCTTGGAGGCAGGACCCTTTCCGAAACGGAGGTCTTCGAAGCCGCCCTCAAGGAGGCCGTCCTGAGGACAGGGGCTTCGGGAGCCGCGGTATACATGCTCGAAGACGGAGGCGCATTGAGGCTGAAGTCGGCTTCCGGGCTGCCCGAGGGGATCGCAGCGCGCCTTGAGGACGTCTCGCTCAGCGGATGGGAGGGCGGCGCCGCAAAGGTCTTTGACCGCAGTTCATTCCCTGCGGCCTTTTCAGGGATTCTTTCCGGACCAGGTACGGAGCTGGTGGCCGCAGCCCCTCTTGTCTACAACAGGCAAGCGGCCGGGCTGTTGATAGCTGCCTACGGGAACAGGGAGGGCTTCTCGGTAGAGCACCTTGCCTTTCTTGAGGCAATCGCCTCGTCCATCGCCGTCATATCCGGGCATTCGGCCCTGTTCAGGAACGAGCGCGCCTCCAGGATACTCCTTGAGCGCCTCATCGGGCAGCTGCCGCCCGGCCTGGCAGTCTTCGGCCTCGACGGGAAATGCGTCATGATGAACGGCAGGGCAAGGCTAATGCTCGGCGCGAACTCCGGTTTCAACGCTTCGGCATACTCGGTCCTGGAGGACGAGGTGCTCCGGTCGCAGGGCATGGTCGCCGCGATCAGCAAGTCATACGAAGGTTATTCGACCGAGTTCATCATAAACTACGCCCCGATGTCCGCAAGGGAGCTGGGGCTGAGCGCGCCTGGGAGGAGGCTCCGGATAAGGAGCTTTCCGGTTTACGGCTCTGGCGGGGAGTTATCCAACCTGGCGCTCCTTTACGAGGACATGAGCGAGCCGGAAGCGGTCCAGTCCGGCGGGCAGGCGCGATGA
- a CDS encoding ATP-binding protein, whose amino-acid sequence MKKLFRSLSISNKLAVVFLFLLFMMGVGGLVGLYNADQLAKVTESLYVDSFKRGETLSSVENEFLSARQEVFLHTIITDNSSKLFLEGSIDDRMRRMDRLLAEYRAMGIASGRDKTYDELIENLRMYAAVHERVEEISRAGNRDAALNLIRSEGNKVFTASLNSLKELIKEEKDTAFTAYRESGFFAKVIILVTLAFTLLAIVFAGGLWLILTRSIVKPILAIEESARKIGQGSLSERAPVAAEDEIGNLAVEFNRMAGNLQDYYTRLEHKVEERTEELKLANQELSKNKISLEFANMELVEANRMKSQFLANVSHELRTPLNSIIGFSELLQEKAFGDLNERQMQYVEYVHSSGSHLLQLINNILDLSKIEAGRMELSMESFSLMEVLGEVLGIIRPLAHEKSIAIESKSVPASPKLIADKAKFKQIMMNLLSNAVKFNVQDGRIRVDWEITEEPTGLRIERYITLRISDTGIGINAEDKGRLFKEFEQMDSSSSKEYGGTGLGLVLTKRLVELHNGTISVESVPGSGTTFIVKLPQGTDELDVPVLTTRAASSSGLASLPRVLVSSESADINRLIDIYLSGSGFDVFTAVDGVDLLRKAGEHRPFAIIMGIALPRKDGWEVLRELKEDPGTAGIPVVIISSIDNKELGYSLGAVEYMENAVKRERLLEALDRIRQKAG is encoded by the coding sequence ATGAAAAAGCTTTTCAGAAGCCTATCAATATCCAACAAGCTGGCCGTCGTGTTCCTTTTCCTTCTTTTCATGATGGGGGTGGGCGGCCTCGTCGGCCTCTATAACGCCGACCAGCTCGCCAAGGTCACGGAGAGCCTCTACGTCGACTCGTTCAAGAGGGGCGAAACCCTTTCGTCCGTGGAGAACGAGTTCCTGTCCGCCAGGCAGGAGGTCTTCCTGCACACGATCATCACCGACAACTCGTCGAAGCTCTTTCTTGAAGGCTCGATAGACGACCGCATGAGGAGGATGGACAGGCTGCTTGCCGAGTACAGGGCGATGGGCATCGCCTCGGGCCGGGACAAGACCTACGACGAGCTCATCGAGAACCTCCGGATGTACGCGGCCGTGCACGAGAGGGTAGAGGAGATATCCAGGGCGGGCAACAGGGACGCCGCCCTGAACCTCATAAGGAGCGAGGGCAACAAGGTCTTCACCGCCTCCCTCAATTCACTTAAGGAGCTTATCAAGGAGGAGAAGGACACGGCCTTCACTGCCTACAGGGAGAGCGGTTTCTTCGCAAAGGTAATAATACTCGTGACCCTGGCGTTCACGCTCCTCGCGATAGTGTTCGCCGGCGGGCTGTGGCTGATACTTACGCGTTCCATCGTGAAGCCCATACTCGCTATCGAGGAGTCGGCCCGGAAGATCGGCCAGGGGAGCCTCTCGGAGCGCGCGCCGGTCGCCGCCGAGGACGAGATAGGCAACCTCGCCGTCGAGTTCAACAGGATGGCCGGGAACCTTCAGGACTATTATACCAGGCTCGAGCACAAGGTCGAGGAGAGGACTGAGGAGCTTAAGCTCGCGAACCAGGAGCTTTCGAAGAACAAGATATCCCTCGAGTTCGCCAACATGGAGCTCGTGGAGGCCAACAGGATGAAGAGCCAGTTCCTCGCGAACGTAAGCCACGAGCTCCGCACGCCGCTCAACTCCATAATAGGCTTCTCCGAGCTCCTGCAGGAGAAGGCCTTCGGGGACTTGAACGAGCGGCAGATGCAGTATGTCGAGTACGTCCACTCGAGCGGAAGCCACCTCCTTCAGCTCATCAACAACATACTCGACCTTTCAAAGATCGAGGCCGGGAGGATGGAGCTCTCGATGGAGAGCTTCTCCCTCATGGAGGTCCTCGGCGAGGTCCTCGGCATAATAAGGCCGCTTGCGCACGAGAAGAGCATCGCAATAGAGTCCAAGTCGGTCCCGGCCTCTCCCAAGCTCATCGCGGACAAGGCGAAGTTCAAGCAGATAATGATGAACCTCCTTTCGAACGCGGTCAAGTTCAACGTCCAGGACGGCCGCATAAGGGTGGACTGGGAGATAACCGAGGAGCCAACGGGGCTGCGTATCGAGCGCTACATCACACTCAGGATAAGCGACACAGGCATCGGGATAAATGCCGAGGACAAGGGCAGGCTTTTCAAGGAGTTCGAGCAGATGGACTCCTCGTCCTCGAAGGAGTACGGCGGGACCGGCCTGGGGCTCGTGCTCACAAAAAGGCTCGTGGAGCTCCATAACGGGACCATATCCGTCGAGAGCGTGCCGGGGAGCGGCACGACCTTCATCGTCAAGCTCCCGCAGGGGACGGACGAGCTGGACGTCCCGGTCCTTACGACCAGGGCGGCATCATCCTCGGGGCTCGCCTCCCTGCCGCGCGTCCTCGTCTCCAGCGAGAGCGCGGACATAAACCGCCTCATCGACATATACCTCTCGGGCAGCGGCTTCGACGTTTTTACCGCGGTAGACGGGGTGGACCTTTTAAGGAAGGCGGGGGAGCACCGCCCTTTCGCCATCATCATGGGTATAGCCCTCCCGAGGAAGGACGGATGGGAGGTGCTCCGCGAGTTGAAGGAGGACCCAGGCACCGCCGGGATACCGGTTGTCATCATCTCTTCCATAGACAATAAGGAGCTCGGGTACTCGCTCGGCGCGGTCGAGTACATGGAAAACGCCGTGAAGAGGGAAAGGCTCCTTGAAGCTCTCGACAGGATACGGCAGAAGGCCGGCTGA
- a CDS encoding response regulator, with product MAAEERKIKILLVEDNHMNKVLVKEILTLHGYEITEAASGTEALKSLMEERPDLILMDLHLPGMDGVTATRIIKSDSRNSSIPVLALTASAMRGEEGELLSKGFDGYVAKPIERKKLLDAIVSSMSDRPGEKA from the coding sequence ATGGCTGCTGAGGAACGGAAGATAAAGATCCTCCTCGTAGAGGACAACCACATGAACAAGGTCCTCGTCAAGGAGATACTCACCCTTCACGGTTACGAGATAACGGAGGCCGCGAGCGGCACCGAGGCCCTCAAATCATTGATGGAAGAGAGGCCCGACCTCATACTCATGGACCTGCATCTCCCCGGCATGGACGGGGTAACCGCGACCAGGATAATAAAATCCGACTCAAGGAACAGCTCCATACCCGTCCTTGCCCTTACGGCATCCGCCATGAGGGGAGAGGAGGGCGAGCTTTTGTCCAAGGGTTTCGACGGCTACGTGGCCAAGCCCATCGAGCGCAAGAAGCTGCTGGACGCGATAGTGTCGAGCATGTCGGACAGGCCCGGCGAAAAGGCCTAA
- a CDS encoding DUF4129 domain-containing transglutaminase family protein — protein MRSHALGVTSIISLLGLWAAGLVEAAGSGLISSLSVIAVAGIAYNLASGKPVFRPLFWNAAALAAFVFLIADYLAISRDIIASGTRFLSLILVLKLLSLRGGRDHAIIFAIAFFLILAAAASTVSPVFFAVLALYIVFVIWGMVVLSLRRDMDLAGAGAGAPHDLFGLPLFLAFTALSAVCIVLTLGVFFSIPRMGVGILEAGPGDTLNISGFSERMEMDSIAGVQLDPAIVMRVEIKGESPPGPLYFRGASLDFFDGSGWSRRVALDRLIRGEDGVFTFGGPGKRNLEQKVWLEPLDTEVLFAASSAYMIEGRLHNLWTDGSGNIRLPSAPFRRLEYTAWSDISGGRPASDPDGSYLDASYLASSPEGRLITELARAASAGRTSALGKALAIEEYLRKNYSYTLTPQSGGGTGPLEDFLLHAKEGWCEHFATGMAMMLRSVGVPARIATGFLEGEWNEYGGYFMVRKQDAHSWVEAYIDGQGWMRFDPTPSSWQWERHGALFMYLDLMRHKWNRHIVRFSFSDQRAIALAFEEKASGLKGLLAGLLPDKRPGVKSVLAALLVSALAISGAIIARRLARKDKAGHKAPRYYMELLKVLSVKGMRKGPGETPREFADRVGQADVAEITEIYLRERYGGERPGIEAMGRMEEALARIRKLKRP, from the coding sequence ATGAGATCCCATGCGCTCGGCGTCACGTCAATAATCTCGCTCCTCGGGCTCTGGGCCGCGGGCCTGGTCGAGGCGGCAGGCAGCGGGCTCATATCGTCTCTTTCCGTGATCGCCGTCGCCGGCATCGCCTACAATCTCGCGTCGGGTAAACCTGTCTTCCGCCCCCTGTTCTGGAACGCGGCGGCGCTTGCGGCCTTCGTTTTCCTGATCGCCGATTACCTCGCAATATCGAGAGATATCATCGCCTCCGGGACGCGGTTCCTCTCGTTGATACTCGTTTTGAAGCTCCTGTCCTTGAGGGGCGGAAGGGACCACGCGATCATCTTCGCGATTGCGTTCTTCCTTATCCTCGCAGCCGCGGCCTCGACCGTAAGCCCCGTATTTTTCGCGGTCCTCGCGCTTTATATCGTATTCGTCATATGGGGCATGGTCGTCCTGAGCCTCCGGAGGGACATGGACTTGGCGGGCGCGGGGGCGGGCGCCCCTCACGACCTTTTCGGCCTTCCCCTCTTCCTCGCGTTTACGGCGCTCTCCGCGGTCTGCATTGTCCTCACCCTGGGGGTCTTCTTCTCCATCCCGAGGATGGGGGTCGGGATACTGGAAGCCGGACCAGGCGACACGCTCAATATTTCAGGCTTCTCGGAACGCATGGAGATGGACTCTATAGCCGGGGTGCAGCTCGACCCCGCCATCGTCATGCGGGTCGAAATCAAGGGCGAAAGCCCGCCTGGGCCGCTCTATTTCCGGGGCGCGTCGCTCGATTTCTTCGACGGCTCCGGATGGAGCAGGCGCGTAGCCCTGGACCGCCTCATAAGGGGCGAGGACGGGGTCTTTACATTCGGGGGCCCAGGAAAGAGGAACCTGGAGCAGAAGGTCTGGCTCGAGCCGCTCGACACCGAGGTGCTCTTCGCGGCTTCCAGCGCCTACATGATAGAGGGTAGGCTGCATAACCTCTGGACCGACGGCTCCGGGAATATCCGCCTCCCCTCCGCGCCTTTCAGGAGGCTTGAGTACACCGCGTGGTCGGATATTTCGGGCGGCAGGCCCGCCAGCGACCCCGACGGTTCATATCTTGACGCTTCGTATCTCGCATCCAGCCCGGAAGGACGTTTGATAACGGAACTGGCCAGGGCTGCGTCCGCGGGGAGGACGAGCGCGCTCGGTAAGGCCCTTGCGATAGAGGAATACCTCCGCAAAAACTACTCCTACACGCTTACGCCGCAAAGCGGTGGAGGAACCGGCCCGCTTGAGGACTTCCTCCTCCACGCGAAAGAGGGCTGGTGCGAGCACTTTGCGACAGGCATGGCCATGATGCTCAGGTCCGTGGGCGTGCCGGCCAGGATAGCCACGGGCTTCCTGGAGGGGGAATGGAACGAATACGGCGGCTATTTCATGGTGCGGAAACAGGACGCGCACAGCTGGGTGGAAGCCTATATAGACGGGCAGGGCTGGATGAGGTTCGATCCCACGCCCTCCTCGTGGCAGTGGGAAAGGCATGGAGCCCTTTTCATGTATCTCGACCTCATGCGTCACAAGTGGAACAGGCATATCGTCCGGTTTTCATTCTCCGACCAGCGCGCCATCGCCCTTGCCTTCGAGGAGAAGGCATCCGGGCTTAAGGGCCTGCTCGCGGGCCTCCTGCCGGATAAAAGGCCCGGCGTAAAAAGCGTGCTAGCGGCGCTTCTCGTATCGGCGCTCGCAATATCCGGGGCCATTATAGCCCGGAGGCTCGCCCGTAAAGATAAGGCCGGACACAAGGCCCCGCGCTATTACATGGAGCTGCTGAAGGTCCTCTCAGTGAAGGGTATGCGGAAAGGGCCCGGGGAGACCCCGAGGGAGTTCGCCGACAGGGTGGGGCAGGCCGATGTAGCCGAAATAACGGAAATATACCTCAGGGAACGGTACGGCGGTGAAAGGCCCGGCATCGAGGCGATGGGGCGGATGGAAGAGGCGCTCGCAAGGATAAGGAAGCTAAAGCGGCCTTAG
- a CDS encoding DUF58 domain-containing protein has product MPDPGLIPSINPAKAGSVRRVTGLRRFLKFPRSLSVTREGKAFIGVLLAIGLAAVNTGNNLLYLVVSAMLSIIIVSGLMSEATLRGLRVKRALPRSAYKGSPSSMTLRIENTKRLFSSYSFSVVGIEGRISAPAYVVRLRPGESTELRLDCLFRERGLVTPGPVRISTRFPFGFFIKGKTEPGGEDESVLVLPSTDRALAIKAQGISTIYGDGRSSQRGAGSDFYGLREYGLADDARHIHWKSAARKERLLTKEFERGAGKRVIVIFENRRGGTDGEFEELVDRAASTAAFHIEAGGSVGLKTIGRDIPPGPGRAQLSEILKELALISPAPVEGQPVLRVTSA; this is encoded by the coding sequence ATGCCTGATCCGGGCCTCATACCCTCCATAAACCCGGCGAAGGCAGGGTCTGTCAGGAGGGTGACCGGCCTCCGCCGTTTTCTGAAGTTCCCGAGGTCCCTTTCGGTAACAAGGGAAGGCAAGGCCTTCATCGGGGTCCTGCTCGCCATCGGGCTCGCGGCTGTCAATACCGGCAATAACCTCCTCTATCTTGTCGTTTCGGCCATGCTCTCGATAATCATTGTGTCGGGCCTGATGTCCGAGGCGACCCTCAGGGGGCTTCGCGTAAAGAGGGCACTTCCGCGGTCCGCATACAAGGGCTCGCCTTCCTCCATGACATTACGGATCGAGAACACCAAACGGCTTTTCTCCTCGTATTCCTTCAGCGTGGTCGGGATCGAGGGCCGGATTTCCGCCCCTGCCTATGTAGTAAGGCTCAGGCCGGGAGAATCAACGGAGCTCCGCCTTGACTGCTTATTCCGGGAAAGGGGGCTCGTAACGCCCGGTCCGGTGAGGATCTCGACAAGGTTCCCTTTCGGGTTCTTTATAAAGGGAAAAACAGAGCCTGGCGGCGAGGACGAGAGCGTCCTCGTACTCCCATCCACTGACCGCGCGCTCGCGATCAAGGCCCAGGGTATCTCGACGATCTACGGAGACGGGCGTAGCTCTCAGAGGGGCGCGGGTAGCGATTTTTATGGGCTCCGGGAATACGGGCTCGCGGACGACGCCCGGCACATCCACTGGAAATCGGCCGCACGGAAGGAGAGGCTACTTACGAAGGAGTTCGAGAGAGGGGCCGGGAAGCGGGTGATCGTGATTTTCGAGAACCGGCGCGGGGGGACCGACGGCGAATTCGAGGAGCTTGTGGACAGGGCCGCCTCTACGGCGGCCTTCCATATCGAAGCAGGAGGGTCAGTGGGACTAAAGACCATCGGCAGGGACATCCCTCCCGGGCCCGGGCGCGCGCAACTGTCGGAGATATTAAAAGAGCTCGCGCTCATATCGCCCGCGCCTGTCGAGGGACAGCCGGTTTTAAGGGTCACGTCGGCATGA
- a CDS encoding AAA family ATPase, which translates to MLNTTGMDLREASARVGALRANLERAVMGKPAVIDLAITALLARGHLLIEDVPGVGKSTLAHGLAKSLDCSFQRIQFTSDLLPSDIVGVTVFNQAARAFEFRPGPVFANIVLADEINRATPKTQSALLEAMNERQVTVDGATYPLPSPFVLLATQNPIEFSGTFPLPESQLDRFMICLRMGYPDVEHERMIIRSSGEKGPLEGLGPVLDSGDVEALQALSSRVRVDEDLVTYILSIVSATRSHRAIRLGLSPRAAMAMYRAAQALALASGRDYCIPDDIKTLSGPVFAHRIVPAERALEAGFETGLSLIMEILGTAKVPL; encoded by the coding sequence GTGCTGAATACCACGGGAATGGACTTGAGAGAGGCTTCAGCCAGGGTCGGCGCGCTAAGGGCAAACCTCGAAAGGGCCGTGATGGGCAAGCCCGCGGTCATTGACCTTGCGATAACGGCGCTACTGGCAAGGGGACATCTCCTTATCGAGGACGTCCCGGGCGTCGGGAAATCCACCCTCGCCCACGGGCTCGCGAAAAGCCTCGACTGCTCCTTCCAGCGGATACAGTTCACAAGCGACCTCCTCCCGTCGGACATCGTCGGCGTGACAGTTTTCAACCAGGCGGCCCGCGCATTCGAGTTCAGGCCCGGTCCGGTCTTCGCCAATATCGTCCTTGCGGACGAGATAAACAGGGCTACACCCAAGACCCAGAGCGCGCTTCTGGAGGCCATGAACGAAAGGCAGGTCACGGTCGACGGGGCGACATACCCGCTCCCCTCCCCGTTCGTGCTGCTTGCGACGCAGAACCCGATAGAGTTCTCAGGCACCTTTCCGCTCCCCGAATCGCAGCTCGACAGGTTCATGATCTGCCTCAGGATGGGCTACCCTGACGTGGAGCACGAGAGGATGATAATAAGGTCCTCCGGTGAAAAAGGCCCGCTCGAAGGCCTGGGTCCGGTGCTTGACTCCGGCGACGTAGAGGCGCTCCAGGCCCTCTCATCGAGGGTCAGAGTGGACGAGGACCTCGTCACTTATATCCTCTCCATAGTCTCCGCGACCCGCAGCCACCGCGCGATAAGGCTCGGACTGAGCCCCAGGGCCGCTATGGCCATGTACAGGGCGGCGCAGGCCCTTGCCCTCGCTTCGGGCAGGGATTACTGCATACCTGACGACATAAAAACCCTCTCGGGCCCGGTCTTCGCGCACAGGATAGTCCCTGCCGAGCGGGCGCTCGAAGCAGGGTTCGAGACCGGCCTCTCCCTCATAATGGAAATACTCGGCACCGCAAAAGTCCCTCTCTGA
- a CDS encoding SLBB domain-containing protein yields the protein MNRFQIIALSIIAAFFLLTSLNPRVAFSETGSASGKARAPSPEKSSAGKSGLPEELLHERERVSGPDYESSFEKYLAGKTPGLGHFGYALFRSVPFSFQPSDNIPVDPDYVLGPGDELRVSIWGRLNAEYSVVVDRDGKVNLPEAGILFLNGLTFSEAREFLKKELARYYLPSEVKMNVSIGALRSIRVYVVGNAVRPGSYSISSMSTVLNALFAAGGPSKTGSMRKIELKRNGATIAALDLYDLLLKGDKSTDLRLAAEDVVFIPPAGPLAAVAGEVRSPAIYELRGESSAAEIFALAGGLNETAIRGRLRIERIVENTREAMFETDLSAKDPADVKVQPGDLLTVYPVIPDKKVVRIEGAVERGGEFGIGSGLRVSDLVALAGGPRYYAYTEEAELTRITPEQSGPVTTKIPIKLVRALEGDPEHNIELLENDYLFVRAVPEWELYRTVRITGEVRFPGAYTIKKGETASSLIERAGGFTGKAYLRGAVFTRESVRELQQAQLDEALDRLEKEILAQSASGIGSALDEEAARIEEVALSNRLAVLAKMRAAKARGRISIRIESPADFRGGESDLVLEEGDHIHIPERAAHVQVIGAVHNQTAFVHRADFSVKDYMRKAGGVTRSADSGGIYILKVDGTAISRNDAGSLLGWDRDTRRWTGGGLMSAALDPGDTIVVPEKVDRTAFLRDFKDITQILYQIAVTAGVLIVAF from the coding sequence GTGAACCGTTTTCAGATTATCGCCCTTTCCATCATAGCGGCATTCTTCCTACTGACATCCCTTAATCCACGGGTGGCCTTTTCGGAGACCGGAAGCGCCTCCGGCAAGGCCAGGGCGCCATCTCCCGAAAAGTCTTCAGCGGGAAAGAGCGGCCTGCCTGAGGAGCTGCTTCACGAGCGCGAAAGGGTATCAGGCCCGGATTACGAGTCCTCCTTCGAGAAATACCTGGCCGGGAAGACACCGGGACTCGGGCATTTCGGCTACGCCCTCTTCAGGTCCGTCCCTTTTTCTTTTCAGCCGTCCGACAATATCCCCGTGGACCCGGATTACGTCCTCGGCCCGGGCGACGAGCTCAGGGTAAGCATCTGGGGCAGGCTCAACGCCGAGTACTCGGTCGTCGTGGACCGCGACGGAAAAGTGAACCTCCCGGAAGCCGGAATCCTCTTCCTTAACGGGTTGACGTTCAGCGAGGCGAGGGAATTCCTAAAGAAGGAGCTTGCGAGGTATTACCTTCCGTCCGAGGTCAAGATGAACGTGAGCATCGGCGCGCTCCGTTCCATCCGCGTCTACGTGGTCGGAAACGCCGTCCGGCCCGGGAGCTACTCCATTTCATCCATGTCAACGGTGCTGAACGCGCTCTTCGCGGCAGGCGGGCCCTCAAAGACAGGTTCCATGAGGAAGATAGAGCTTAAGCGGAACGGAGCGACAATAGCCGCCCTGGACCTCTACGACCTCCTCCTCAAGGGAGACAAGTCGACGGATTTGAGGCTTGCCGCTGAGGACGTCGTCTTTATCCCTCCGGCTGGGCCGCTCGCGGCCGTAGCGGGAGAGGTCAGGTCGCCTGCTATCTATGAGCTCAGGGGCGAGTCGAGCGCCGCGGAGATATTTGCCCTCGCGGGCGGGCTGAACGAAACGGCCATCAGGGGAAGGCTCCGCATAGAAAGAATCGTTGAGAACACCAGGGAGGCGATGTTCGAGACGGACCTCTCGGCAAAGGACCCGGCTGACGTAAAGGTGCAGCCGGGAGACCTTCTCACGGTATATCCGGTAATCCCCGATAAAAAGGTAGTAAGGATCGAAGGCGCTGTCGAGAGGGGCGGCGAGTTCGGTATCGGCTCGGGCCTCAGGGTCAGCGACCTCGTAGCGCTTGCCGGCGGGCCGAGGTACTACGCCTACACCGAGGAGGCCGAGCTTACGAGGATAACGCCCGAGCAATCGGGGCCTGTGACGACCAAGATACCAATAAAGCTCGTCAGGGCGCTCGAAGGGGATCCCGAGCACAATATCGAGCTTCTGGAAAACGATTACCTCTTCGTCAGGGCCGTGCCGGAATGGGAGCTTTACAGGACCGTAAGGATTACCGGAGAGGTGAGGTTCCCCGGCGCGTATACCATTAAAAAGGGCGAGACAGCCTCGTCGCTCATCGAGCGAGCAGGGGGCTTTACCGGGAAGGCCTATCTCCGCGGCGCGGTCTTCACGAGGGAATCCGTAAGGGAGCTCCAGCAGGCCCAGCTCGACGAGGCGCTCGACAGGCTTGAAAAGGAGATACTCGCTCAGTCGGCGTCCGGCATCGGGTCGGCCCTTGACGAAGAGGCGGCCAGGATCGAGGAAGTCGCGCTCTCGAACAGGCTGGCGGTGCTAGCGAAGATGAGGGCCGCAAAGGCCAGGGGCAGGATAAGCATAAGGATCGAATCGCCTGCCGATTTCAGGGGAGGCGAATCCGACCTCGTGCTTGAGGAGGGCGACCATATCCATATACCCGAGCGGGCCGCACACGTGCAGGTCATCGGAGCCGTCCACAACCAGACCGCATTCGTGCACCGGGCCGATTTCAGCGTGAAGGACTACATGAGGAAGGCCGGAGGCGTTACCAGGAGCGCCGACAGCGGCGGGATATACATACTGAAGGTAGACGGGACCGCGATAAGCCGGAACGACGCCGGGTCCCTTTTAGGCTGGGACCGGGATACGAGGAGATGGACCGGAGGAGGCCTCATGTCAGCGGCCCTCGATCCGGGCGACACCATAGTCGTTCCCGAGAAGGTCGACAGGACGGCGTTCCTCCGGGACTTCAAGGACATCACTCAAATATTGTATCAGATAGCCGTGACAGCAGGCGTCCTTATCGTCGCATTTTGA